The region ATTCTCTCCAGAATgtaaattaaagggccactgtcaccccctccagccgttataaactaaaagagccaccttgtgcagcagtaatgctgcagtctaacaaggtggctcttttagtttttgattctgttattccctcaataaagcgttttataattttccctaaatacctatctttgtacctggaggcaggtctgaagcctcctctgtgaagcgcccaactgccgtcactcatctcttcaggggcgatggtcgccgcccactgcgcgctgttcttcttaaatccggcgcctgcgctgtgcgtgcctggggcaggcgcagtgttcattggccatcataggtcagatgccgggtgcctgactgcgcctgtgcgggcagtgcggccaccctgttactgaatccctgccccgcactgtgttatgcattatgcacagtgcggggctggggttcctgggcagattcctgcacagaccgatgctggaaggcggggaacctgggggagcgtctgacaagtgcagtgcgcatgcccaggaaccccagccccgcactgtgcataatgcataacagtgcggggcggggattcaggaacagggtggccgcactgcccgcacaggcgcagtcaggcacccggcatctgagctatgacagccaatgaacactgcgcctgccccaggcaggcatgcacagcgcaggcgccggatttaagaacagcgcgcagggggcggcgaccatcgccccagaagagatgagtgacggcagttgggcgcttcacagaggaggtttcagacctgcctccaggtacaaagacaggtatttaggaaaaattataaaacgctttattgagggaataacagaagcaaaaactaaaagagccaccttgttagactgcagcattactgctgcacaaggtggctcttttagtttataacggctggagggggtgacagtggccattTAAGGTTCCTATGTGGACAACTACATGTCTAGTTTACGACAGGCAGTATATACAGTAGCTGCCATGACGTGGTATAAATGACTATATTGGCTGGTATTATTAAAGGGGATTTCCATTTAGCAGATTTACATGCCTATTAGCATGCTTTTTTTAAAAACGATAAGATCAGCCTCAGGCCGGGATCGcaattgtgagaaactcgcacaagtctcgcatctcaatacgcagcactgccgcctgcacttgggaccggagcgtgcggctgcatgtatatcGGCCTTACTCGCCTTTCCTTGCTCCCGCTGACATGACTGTAGGACAAGTGATCGCTCCAGCCAATCACTGGATTCAGCGGTCTTATGCTATCTACATCGGTATCACTGCAGAGCCCAAAGATTGGCTGCAACAATTATGTGCGCTGCAGTcatcacatcaccgctgcagccagtcaacaAAGAACTAAGCAGCGGCAGAGTTTATTTTAAACGAGCAATCTGTTAATAAAATACATATACATGGAAGACCCCTTTAATCGTATTATGAGGTAATGATGTAGAATTAATCAAGAAAACTGTAATTTTGCTTGCTGGGGACGAGATACCGGAGAAGTCACATTGATGGGGTCCTCTTATTTCATGTAACAGATAAGCAGGTCCTTGTCGTGCACAACTTAAAAGTTGGATTTATTGAAACCGTGGCCAAGACATAGCACAAGGTGAAACATTCTGCATATCAATGATAAAGGGAGTCAAAATGTTCTCTCTAAACATATTTATAGACAAGTCTAACCAGATTACTGACACTCACTGTGGGCGTTCCTACATATTTCCGAGTTTCATAGAAACTATTGTCAAAATTATACACATCTGTATACAAGTGTACACTGACATCACACGGACAGTGACTGAACGATGTGTTATATAAAAAATAGGAAGCGGTTTGTGTATTTTATTCGCAACAGTGTTTGTTCTGCCGCATAATCATTTCACTAGTAAGATAACTATGAGTTGACAAGATTACAGGAACTGCTGCATCATCTGTTAGGATAATGCATCACTGCAGGATTGTAGGACTTCCTAATTAGTGACgatcgaacgtgctgggataaggtgctaCCCGAGAATGCTtggttgctaacatgcaaattgcctcttcagagaaaaagaggacttaactctatagcgccacctgttggaagtagcgatcctacaagtcacaatcaaccctttaacgagtcgtgcgatacgacttaggataaaagccaaatcagtatctcaattcgcagacacggcagaacacccgagcatggataataccttatccgagcacgttcgatcATCACTATTCTTAATGAGAATCACAGTTTTGCTATAGTTTCCCTTATGGAAGCTGAACCCAAGGCCATTATGGGTCCACCCTGATAACAATAAGATGGGGGAGTCCATCATACACTTTATGCCAGTTTTCTAGTATATAAGAATTCCACATATTTGTGTAACGCAAAGATTGGATGCAGCTTGGCTAAATGCCACCCGATTGTCCAGTAAgaagaagttatcacctatccatgggACCACGGGATCCACACCACAGAGCAGAGCTGGGAACTCTTACCCCATTAGAATGGAATAGCAGTGCGCACGCTCCGCCGCCGCCTCCATTCGTTCCCCATGGGGCTGTCAAGTGTTGCCGTCGGCTTTTACAGGTAGCCACATAAAAAATGAAGAGCTGTGGCCGTGCGTTTGATCTGCTGCTCCATTGTGTAAGGGGGATTTAAAGTTCCTCATAGTAGATAAAAATTCCCAGAGCTGGTGATCGGTGCGGGCCCTGAGCAGAAGTGATACTTGTATACAATCCCTTTAAGCAAAAAAATTGTGCAAATTACAGCAGAAATCAGCTTCACATATTAGCTGAAAAAGATTTTGGATTCCGGCACATGGGCATCCAAAAAGATGTGTAGAAAAGGACTACGTCTAGCCATTTTTTTGgataaaaatatgcaaaaataaaaaaaacctttattcCATTGAAGATTAAAATGGACCATCCCAATACTACAAAAATGTAAGCGTAAATCCTACGCATATcaaactaaaaaaataattttctccaAGGTGGAAAGTTATGAAAAATCCCTTTATTATGAGATATGTCGTCACTCCTGTAAAAAACATAAGACAAAAATTGCATGTAAGTGGCTTCCAGACCCCGGCTTTTCTCCAGTCTATTCTGAACAATTCGATTACATGACACTGACATTGTGGGAAATCGTTAATATAAATTAGGGGAGGCAGAGTGATTAATATGTGCATATTCCTACATGCATAATGAATTTCTAATTGGCAATTGCAGATAATTAAATGTTATTAGAATCTGTACGACAATGATTAAGTAACAAGAGGGCCGATTACCTTCTACAATGATTTTATGCTCGTTATATCACAGCAGGGATCAGATAAATGTTTAGTATTACAAATCTAGATTGAAACCATTGATTTCTAAGGTTTATCTGTTTCGCCTCAGGGTatatgcacatgttgagtatttgcagcacagcagatttttctgcaccaaaatcaGAGTGTTGGGAGGAAAAGTGCTATGTAAAATAGgcacattttttattcatttttttccatGCATTATTTGTGTATTTTTCCTTGCGTTTTCCCAGTTATTTGAATGggcgaaaaatgctgcaaaaacgctgaaaaaaaaattgacatgataGAGGTTaggataaaaaaaaatgcttttatggTTCAAAGAGGCAGGGAAAAAAATCAGCATGTGCATGAGTTTTCCAAAATCTCCTTTTCTTTGCTAATACTATAAAGTGCAGCGATTTTTACTCTTGGAGAACATGCAGGAAAAAAACAGCTTCTGAACAAACCCTTAGTCCTAGAAGCAACAAAATGATGTGGTAACGGTGTACTGATCAGTCAGATGGAATTTTAATAAATTATTAAAATTACTCCCCTCGCTTATAAAACCTAGAAGATACCTAAACCATGTGGACTGAATTTATGAAGAATACTACTACTTCTACTAATACCATTACtacagtactgtgcaaagggtttaGGTAAGtctggaaaaaatgctgcagagtagGAATGCTTTAAAAAAACAGACGTATTAATAGTACTATttatatttaaagggaaactgccatgtaatctgaagacagcatgagatggaggctgaaacacagaatttagGGATGTCTCACTTGTCAAAGTGTGTGcggtttactaactgtgaaggatttatcagtgattaacattgctggactagtccgcaactaagcagctcactgtctaggaCACAGAgcgtggtgtgggcggggctaactttctcagctctgcttcattctaaatgtaaaagctctgattgtgtgagaatggctgcacccagtaatctaagtgatacattgttggatttagACTCTCTTTACTTtaattatggtgctctcagatgaggtagcaaaaatctgctgacaagaGTCCCTTTAACTATATGGGCGcatataggcagagacctgtcagtcacaggGAGCAAGTGGGAGAAGCCGCCAGTGACCCACCTGTCCGACTAGACTTCAGTGCCCATAAGCTTAGGGGTCAATACGACGATATGACAGCAACTTATCTGGCAACATGGTCACATTTGCCCCAAAGCACTCTCCTGAACATTGCCGAAATGCGTCAGAAGAGAGTGTCCACTATTGAACTTTGAAAGAGGAACACAGTAACCACCACACAACCTCCTCTGAATCGGGTGAGATCTCTCCTGTTTATATGATTTGCCAAAATGTATTGACCCCTAAGCCTATGGCAGGAAGGGGATTTAATAGGAGAGCCGATCACGGTGTGATGGGAGTGATTAGTCTGTAGTACATAACACCTCCCAATACAAGTGAGACCTCCTTGgatttgcctgtatcacattacagCCCTTACGCATGAATATGGTGCATGATAACCCATGAGATATATGTGGGATACCATGAAAGAAGGGTCTGATTAGTGGCAGGCAGGGTTGTTTGCGTGGCAAACCATTTTTTGCAACACCTGCATTATGCCTATTTGTATGCAAACGTATAAGGCAGATGCATGGATCCGAATAGGACATAGAGACGGTTTGTTTacagtgactgcctcttgaagctcatcaagagaatgccaagagtgtgcaaagcagtcatcaaagcaaaaggtggctactttgaagaatctggaatataagacataatttcagttgtttcacacttttttgttaagcatataattccacatgtgttaattcatagttttgatgccttcagtgtaaatgtacaattttcatagtcatgaaaatacagaaaaatctttaaatgagaaggtgtgtccaagcatttggtctgtactgtatgctagTCCATTTAACCTACAGTATTATAGTCTGTACAATTGCATAATTGTGGAAGCTACACATGATCTGCTTGATTATCCTCACCCGCTTCTGTAAGTGGAGTTGTGTACAGTTATAGTAAGGTATTGCTACCATAAGATACAAACAACTGTTAATCTACCTTTGAAAAAGAGGACTTGGGGTCCCTAAGATCTTTCATAGACCAATGTGTTATTTGTGTGTGCCACTGGATTTGCCCTGTCTGTCTTGGCACCTTGCACTTTAGGttatgtatttttattattatacttagggtaccgtcacacagtgccattttcatcgctacgacggcacgattcgtgacgttccagcgatatcgttacgatatcgttgtgtctgacacgctactgcgatccggatccccgctgagaatcgtacgtcgtagcagatcgtttgaaactttcttttgtcgtctagtgtcccgctgtggcggcatgattgcatcgtgtgacacaggttgtatacgatgtgcgcacagtaaccaacggcttctacatcgcaaatacgtcatgaaattatcgctccagcgccgtgtattgcaacgtgtgaccgcagtatacgacgctggagcgataatcatacgacgctgcaacgtcacgaatcgtgccgtcgtagcgatgaaaatggcactgtgtgacggtacccttagtaaaagttatattttactccaaaactcTGATTTCAATAAGATTAGTTGGACATAaccatttgctatattctaattttaTCGGTGCAGCTTTTTTCTTCTCGTTTTATATATAACATTTCTGGACTTAACAGGCTCCTTGGGAGATAGAAAACACACTTAAAATAGTAGAAATATTGGCATTTTTGCCTTTCAGAGATCTCAGATATTTTTGGTGGCAAGAATAGTTCAGTCTGCGTCTATTTAGACCTTCAGAGTCCCAGAACCCCGGAAGAAGGCAGCTCCTGGCGATTTGCATGGCAGGATCCCTACGTTTTCCTCTGCGAGCCTAGTCATGGACCAGTGAATGTGGTAGCAGTCAACGCTGGATGTAAGTAATCTAATGGAAACCAGGTACTTCATTCCCACTCCCTGAAACTTTCACTGCCATAGACTGAATCACTTCCATTTTGAATATTTTCTAGAGCAGGGTGTACATTGTTTGCCGACTAAGAGCTGCTACTTCTGAGGTGTGGACAACCTTAAAATTAGAGTTGCAATGTGTAGTAGAATATTTCTCCACAGATACGATCAAGAGTTCTCTCCACCCTTGCATAATTTCTCCATCGATCCATAGGGCGTGTACACACACGTGTAAATTACCATAGGCCTATAGCATAATGCTTTCCAAAACCCAAAGTGGATAAACATGAATATAGAAAAATATCGGTGAAAGTAGACGGTGGCCATTTAATTTATTAAAATAAGTTTGTTGCTTTATACCGCAAACACTTTAAGGAGTTTAAAGGGAAGAAAAGAAAAGTAAATGAAAAAGTGGAATGTATCAGTGACATTCAAAAGAAAAGTATAGCTTAAAACGGATAGGTCCGAATGTCCTGATCTCTCAAAGTCTTCACCTCCAACAAACGAAAACTTTCCAAAATGGCAGTAAAACCACAACAAATGAAGTCATTGTTTGAACTGTGTGAACTGTCCGGGAGTGTATGTTCCATATCTGTTAGCAACATTTGTAAACCCAGTCCTTAAACCCTGTGTGCCCCCAATGCCAGGCACGCCAAGTCCTTGGCTAAACGTAGCACCATATTGTGTAGAAGGGTATTGGAGTCCTAGGCCGTATGGCCTCGTTTGTGCATTCTGAAGAATAACAGGATTGATATTTTTGCCTGGCGTATTAAAGGCAAATTCAGGAGGCGGGCTGGTGGGCTTTGAGGGTGTGGAAGTCAAAGGACTTAATTCATCAACTGGTGACTTCAGAGATGGCATCTGAATGATGTGATGGTCTGACACGTTCAGCATGTTGGATGGCATGGGACCAGAAGACAAGACGGGCCTGGACCATTCGTCCTTGAAGATTTGAACCGTAAGAGTAGAGACCAATGTATTGAGTCGGTTTGTAACATGAGCCAACACCAGCTGCTCATTAGCGTCTCTTCTAATCCGAACTTGAACTGAACCAGCCTGAAAAGTAAGGAAACAAAATGAACATGTATCTAATCTAGCTGTAGGCCAGAAATACCCTCTTTGCTTGGTCTAAATGTAAATCCTAAGTAaaggttaaagggttattcccattcaGAGATGGATTCTGTTGGATGGTGCttctaaaaacaagcacttttacaATTTACGGCTTACTTACATTTgcagctgttcttgagatattaatacttttcttttatttacagcttgttgcctaggagaccgaccactgctgttgTCTAGCTTGTGTGTACTGTGCTGGAGCTGGCTTTGATTTAGGAGGTTAAAGCGTGCTCCAGAGATCCTCCGCAGCTTCAAAActgtgcttacaagctcaatagaataGAGCTTGCAAGTGCTGTGCAATATATGCTGTCTAGAAGCGATGGTCTCACAGGAACAACTCAaacttttaataagcagtaaagtgCAAAATTGCTTGATTTGCAAGCACCATTCGACAATAACCATTTATGAAGTTGGGACTAACCCTTTAGGAAAATAAAGCCAAGTTCTCCATTGTGagggtgtgtatatacacacagcccaTGACCAACCCACTGTGAAGAACTACAGCTCTGTGCATGGATGAACTTAATATAATGTATATAAGTGTTGCATAATCCCTATGTAGCCACAGCTTCTTACATACCATGGTCCCAAATCCCAAAGTCCAAAAATGCTCATTGCGGACTTCCAGAACCCCATCTAATGTAGACACCTAAGTAAAGACCATACAAAAATAGCACAATTTATTAATACAAAAAGTCCAAAGCTTAACACACTTATAACGTTATTAGTAATACAGAAACATGTTATCGGATAAATAGGTTTTTAACCACCATTTTGCATGGCACATTTTAGCCCCTTTCCAACGTCAGGTTCCCATGTTTGGGGTGGACGCAAAAGCTGATCCCCCACCAACTGGTAGATGGCAGCTCTGTTATATAACCAGAATCTGCTTGTACAGCAGCAACAGGAGCTAGTTTTGATCAATGCACCATTTAAATGCAGCTACCAATCACCAACAGTGGCATTTAAAGGGACTGTTCAAACCATCATGGcacggccaatcatttatatacaccttcccaccatcTCTACCCCACCCTCCTTgaatgacagctctggcttcatagagccatagGACAGAGATAGGAgacagatggaaaacaagcaggtggaaagGTGCACTTAAAAGGTTTGGCCGAGCCATGATGCACCGAGCgcttgtacttggtttgaacagtcattctgtgcagaGAGAATCCCTTTAAATGCCGTGTTGCTGATACCAATAGGTTGTCAAGGCAGCTGGGTAGTGTGGCAGAATATAAGATCGTGAGTACTGTAGTATTGCAGAATAAAAGATAGTGAGTACTGTACTAGTGCAGAATATAAAACAAGTAATCAAACAATTATAATACTAaggtgacaaaaaaaacaaaccatgactcttggaagaagggcaAGGAAAATAAATCAAAACTTGACTGTGGCGAGAAGTTAAAGAGCTCCCACTTTGtcttgtgttaaggtaccttcacactgaccaactttccaacgataacgataacgatccgtgacgttgcagcgtcatggatagcgatatcgttgtgtgtgacacgcagcagcgatcaggatcccgctgtgatatcactggtcggagctagaagtccagaactttatttggtcgtcagatcggcgtgtatcgttgtgtttgacagcaaaagcaacgatgccagcaatgttttacaatggtaaccagggtaaatatcaagttactaagcgcagggccgtgcttagtaacccgatatttaccctggttaccattataaaagtaaaaaaaaaacactacatactcaccatctgatgtctgtcacgtcccccggcgtccgcgctgctgctcagagcttcatgcactgtgtcagcgccggccgtaaagcaaagcacagcggtgacgtcaccgctctgctttagggccgacgcttacacagtgcagggaagcggacaccgggggacgcgacagacaccggaatgtaagtatgtagtgttttttttttttttacatttacactggtaaccagggtaaacatcgggttactaagcgcggccctgcgcttagtaacccgatgtttaccctggttacccggggacttcggcatcgttggtcgctggagagctgtctgtgtgacagctctccagcgaccacacaacgacgaaacagcgacgttgcagcgatcggcatcgttgtctatatcgctgcagcgtcgcttaatgtgacggtacctttagtaattaATGGTGTTTACCCACACAGTTGGGTACATGTGGCG is a window of Ranitomeya variabilis isolate aRanVar5 chromosome 2, aRanVar5.hap1, whole genome shotgun sequence DNA encoding:
- the SLC30A6 gene encoding zinc transporter 6 isoform X4; the protein is MALTAYTYLTIFDLFRFERFEVLSVFASTVLAQLGALFILKESAERFLEQPEIHTGRLLVGTFVALFFNLFTMLSVRNKPFVYVSEAASTSWLQEHVADLSRSLCGIIPGLNSVFLPRMNPFVLIDVAGALALCITYMLIEINNYFSVDTASAVAIALMTFGTMYPMSVYSGKVLLQTTPPHVIGQLDKLLREVSTLDGVLEVRNEHFWTLGFGTMAGSVQVRIRRDANEQLVLAHVTNRLNTLVSTLTVQIFKDEWSRPVLSSGPMPSNMLNVSDHHIIQMPSLKSPVDELSPLTSTPSKPTSPPPEFAFNTPGKNINPVILQNAQTRPYGLGLQYPSTQYGATFSQGLGVPGIGGTQGLRTGFTNVANRYGTYTPGQFTQFKQ